The DNA region AGGCGCCCAGCCAGCCGAGATGATCGGCCGCCCTGTCCTGCGGGATGGAGATCGCCTCGATCCCCAGGCCGCGCGCCACCGTTTCCACGATCTCGCGGAGCGGGATGCCCTCTTCGCCGACCGCATGATAGCGCGCGCCGGGCTCCTTCCTCTCGATCGCCAGACGATAGAGGCGGGCGACGTCGTCCAGATGGCAGGCGGACCAGCGGTTGCGCCCCTCGCCGACATAGGCGGCCACGCCCCTCTGGCGGAAGATCGCGATCAGGAACGAGATCAGGCCCTGCCTTTCCGTGTCGTGAACCTGGGGCAGCCGCATCGCCGCGACATTGACGCCAGCCTCCAGCAGCGCGTTGCCGGCGCGTTCGGAGGCGACGCGGGGGCTGTGGTGGCTGTCGTCGAAGATGTCCTCACGGGCCGGCTGGCCATGGCCGGCGCTGCCCATGCCGACCGCCGAGGTGATCAGCAGCGGACGGTCCGATCCCTTCAGCACGTCGCCAAGCGCGCCGATGACCCGGCGGTCCTTCTCGCAATTCTCGGCGAAGCGCGAGAAATCGTGATCGAACGCCGTGTGGATCACCGCCTCGGCTGTCTCTGCGCCGCCCCGGATGCTCGCCAGATCCTCCAGCGTCGCCTGGTGTGGCTCGGCCCCGGCGGCTTCCAGCGCGCGGGCGCCATCCTCGGAGCGGGTCATGCCGATGACGTGATGGCCGGCGTTCAGAAGTTCGGAAAGCACCGCCCGGCCGATGAAGCCGGTGGCTCCGGTAAGAAAAATGCGCATGGGGTAGGTCCTTTTTCCAGAATCCGCACCCCCACTCTGGCGACCGGATGTATCCTGTTAAAGTAGTGACGTTTTCCTAGTATAATGATTACCAGGGTATAATGATTACCAGGATCGCCGATGCCGACGGATGCCAGACCGACCGACAGCGCCAATACGCTGGCCTCCTTTCTGCGGGACCGCCGCATGCGGCTGGATCCGGCGGCCTTCGGCTTCTCGGGCCGCCGCCGCACGCCGGGGCTGCGCCGGGAGGAGGTGGCGCAGCGCGCCAACATCAGCCCGACCTGGTACACCTGGCTGGAGCAGGGGCGCGGTGGGGCGCCGTCCGCCGATGTGCTGGACCGGATCGCCGGCGGTCTGATGCTCACCGATCTCGAACGCGAGCATATGTTCATCCTGGCGCTCGGCCGTCCGCCGGAGATGCGCTACAAGCCGGTGCAGGGTGTCAGTCCGCGGCTGCAACGGCTGCTGGACGCCTTCGACGCCTGCCCGGCCTTCATCAAGACCCCGACCTGGGACGTCGTCGCCTGGAACCACGCCGCCGCCATCGTCCTGACCGATTACGGCACGCTTCCCGCCGACCGGCGGAACATCCTGCGCCTCGTCTTCTGCGATCCGGCGGTCCGCGCCAAACAGACCGATTGGCAGGGCATGGCGCGCTTTCTGGTCGGCGCCTTCCGTGTCGACGCCGCGCGGGTCGGTGCCACGAAGGAGATCACCGACCTCGTCGATGAGCTGTGCCGGGCCAGCCCGGACTTCGCCGTCTTCTGGAAGGAGACCGACGTCTATGCGCCGAGCGAGGGCATCAAGCAGCTCCGGCACCCCCTGCTCGGCATCGTCCGCATGGAATATTCGGCCTTCGCCGTCGATGGCCGCCCGGACCTTGGCCTGATGGTCTATAACCCGCTGGACGGGCCGGTCA from Azospirillum sp. B510 includes:
- a CDS encoding helix-turn-helix transcriptional regulator, which encodes MPTDARPTDSANTLASFLRDRRMRLDPAAFGFSGRRRTPGLRREEVAQRANISPTWYTWLEQGRGGAPSADVLDRIAGGLMLTDLEREHMFILALGRPPEMRYKPVQGVSPRLQRLLDAFDACPAFIKTPTWDVVAWNHAAAIVLTDYGTLPADRRNILRLVFCDPAVRAKQTDWQGMARFLVGAFRVDAARVGATKEITDLVDELCRASPDFAVFWKETDVYAPSEGIKQLRHPLLGIVRMEYSAFAVDGRPDLGLMVYNPLDGPVKERIRALVGERIEADRRGGPGDGGRE
- a CDS encoding SDR family oxidoreductase; this translates as MRIFLTGATGFIGRAVLSELLNAGHHVIGMTRSEDGARALEAAGAEPHQATLEDLASIRGGAETAEAVIHTAFDHDFSRFAENCEKDRRVIGALGDVLKGSDRPLLITSAVGMGSAGHGQPAREDIFDDSHHSPRVASERAGNALLEAGVNVAAMRLPQVHDTERQGLISFLIAIFRQRGVAAYVGEGRNRWSACHLDDVARLYRLAIERKEPGARYHAVGEEGIPLREIVETVARGLGIEAISIPQDRAADHLGWLGAFAGMDLMASSIRTQAKLGWQPRGPGLIADLEAMFRA